A segment of the Gossypium hirsutum isolate 1008001.06 chromosome D10, Gossypium_hirsutum_v2.1, whole genome shotgun sequence genome:
CAACCTCTCATTCGTGGCGGCCGCCGCCTTCACAGTCCCGGAATCCACCGTGTTAGAGAAACGCCTCGCTTgcttagaagaagaagaagaagaagaagaagaagaagaagaagaagaagaagaatcttTGAGTGACCTTAGATTAGTTTCCAACTTGGATGCATGGTCTTTCACCAACTGCACCGCCCTCATTCCTGACTGGGAAAACACCCTACTCGCGTACCTCAAGCTCATAAATACAatcaaacaataattttttttcttttaatgaaGGATTTTGATAATGGTGGAACTTTGGGGTGTATATATAGACGAGAGGTTGAAGGGGACCATGTTTTTGAGAAAACAAGTGGCTATGGGGTGTGTGACTTTTCTTAATCAGCGGTTACAGGGAAGAAAACAAGGGGCAATGGTGACGACGTGTACGAATTTTATTACAAGACATGAAG
Coding sequences within it:
- the LOC107937748 gene encoding uncharacterized protein, yielding MSLRYASRVFSQSGMRAVQLVKDHASKLETNLRSLKDSSSSSSSSSSSSSSSSKQARRFSNTVDSGTVKAAAATNERLKQAEESLRTVMFLSCWGPNS